One segment of Radiobacillus kanasensis DNA contains the following:
- a CDS encoding nucleotidyltransferase family protein, with protein sequence MLYDILQEKRDLILKVAGKHRIRNVRVFGSVARLEDGPESDLDLLVEFEEGSSLFDLIRFKQEVEELLDIKVDVVTENSIHWSMKEDVLNGAIQL encoded by the coding sequence GTGTTATATGATATTCTTCAAGAAAAACGGGATTTAATTTTAAAAGTGGCAGGTAAGCACCGTATTCGAAATGTACGAGTTTTTGGTTCTGTTGCAAGACTTGAAGATGGACCTGAAAGTGACCTTGATTTACTTGTGGAATTTGAAGAAGGAAGTAGCTTGTTTGATTTGATTCGCTTTAAACAAGAAGTTGAAGAATTACTTGATATTAAAGTCGATGTCGTAACAGAAAACTCGATTCATTGGAGTATGAAAGAAGATGTGTTAAACGGAGCAATTCAACTATGA
- a CDS encoding HepT-like ribonuclease domain-containing protein, whose translation MKYDKLYLRHILECIENIESYIPNGEDDFFSSKLIQDAIIRNLEIVGEATKRISKDFREQYPHVPWKEMAGLRDVLIHNYFGVDNGIVWNVVEKEIPPLKEKIIDLLDR comes from the coding sequence ATGAAATATGACAAACTCTATTTGCGCCATATTTTAGAGTGTATAGAAAACATTGAATCGTATATCCCAAATGGAGAAGATGATTTTTTTAGTTCAAAATTAATACAAGATGCGATTATTCGTAATTTAGAAATTGTCGGAGAAGCTACTAAGCGAATATCAAAAGATTTTCGAGAACAATACCCTCATGTACCGTGGAAAGAAATGGCAGGACTAAGAGACGTTCTAATTCATAACTATTTTGGCGTGGATAACGGGATTGTTTGGAACGTGGTTGAAAAAGAAATACCACCATTAAAAGAAAAAATAATAGATTTACTAGATCGGTAA
- a CDS encoding Hsp20/alpha crystallin family protein, giving the protein MDPFNHMEDWKKSMDGFFGDTFWNEFEDIFKPPIPQINLYQQQNELFCIVNLPGVKDLEKIDVFVNYTSLKLRGVIDVPSPGGQVIKEEIIQGVFERQVDLPYPVRSDKIDATYRHGLLVIQLHRTIPDNTEQNKLTIRSLDED; this is encoded by the coding sequence ATGGATCCTTTTAATCATATGGAAGACTGGAAAAAGAGTATGGATGGTTTTTTCGGCGATACGTTTTGGAATGAGTTTGAAGATATCTTTAAACCGCCCATTCCTCAGATTAATCTTTACCAACAACAAAACGAATTATTCTGCATCGTAAACCTTCCCGGTGTCAAAGACTTAGAAAAAATTGATGTGTTTGTAAACTATACAAGTCTAAAGCTTAGAGGCGTCATCGATGTTCCTTCCCCTGGCGGCCAAGTCATTAAGGAAGAGATTATTCAAGGTGTTTTTGAGCGCCAGGTTGATTTGCCTTATCCAGTTCGAAGCGACAAAATTGATGCGACATATCGACACGGTCTTCTAGTCATCCAGCTTCATCGGACCATACCAGACAATACCGAACAAAATAAGTTAACGATTCGTTCGTTGGATGAGGATTGA
- a CDS encoding DUF2179 domain-containing protein, producing the protein MLDNAFWMIAIILSVNIVYVAFNTVRMILTLKGRRYIAAVVSVFEVTVYVLGLGLVLDNLDQIQNLIAYAVGFGIGVVVGSKIEEKLALGYITVNVISSDPNKPFTKQLREKGYGVTSWYAYGMDGDRLAMQILTPRKYELKLYETIKEIDEKAFIIAYEPKQIYGGFWVKQVKRGKLHP; encoded by the coding sequence TTGCTAGACAATGCATTTTGGATGATCGCAATTATATTGAGTGTAAATATTGTATATGTAGCGTTTAATACAGTAAGAATGATTCTAACCTTAAAGGGACGACGCTATATTGCGGCCGTCGTAAGTGTCTTTGAAGTCACGGTTTACGTACTGGGATTAGGGTTAGTGTTGGATAATTTAGATCAAATTCAAAATCTGATTGCCTATGCAGTCGGTTTTGGGATTGGCGTTGTAGTCGGTTCTAAAATAGAAGAAAAGCTTGCACTCGGTTATATAACGGTGAATGTTATTTCTTCTGATCCGAATAAACCATTTACGAAGCAATTAAGAGAAAAAGGCTACGGGGTAACAAGCTGGTATGCCTATGGGATGGACGGAGACCGTTTGGCGATGCAAATCTTAACACCAAGAAAATATGAATTAAAGCTTTATGAAACAATCAAAGAAATCGATGAAAAAGCCTTTATCATCGCCTACGAACCGAAGCAGATCTATGGCGGGTTCTGGGTGAAGCAAGTGAAAAGAGGTAAACTGCATCCATGA
- a CDS encoding NETI motif-containing protein has protein sequence MSKNKKKRYQMEKNETIEQCLERIKRDGYMPVRRTEQPVFQEKKENGETSYEPVGRIICFDAVPAENRTL, from the coding sequence ATGAGCAAAAACAAAAAGAAGAGATATCAAATGGAAAAGAATGAAACGATTGAACAATGCTTGGAGCGAATCAAGCGGGATGGGTATATGCCAGTGAGGAGAACGGAGCAGCCTGTTTTTCAAGAGAAGAAGGAAAATGGGGAAACTTCCTATGAACCAGTGGGAAGAATCATCTGTTTTGATGCGGTTCCAGCTGAAAACCGAACATTATAA
- the purE gene encoding 5-(carboxyamino)imidazole ribonucleotide mutase has protein sequence MTQVGVIMGSISDWETMKHACEVLDQLEISYEKEVISAHRTPDDMFTYAEQAKGKGLRVIIAGAGGAAHLPGMVAAKTTLPVIGVPVQSKALNGLDSLLSIVQMPGGVPVATVAIGKAGATNAGLLAVQIIGAFDEAISSKLESYQHELKNKVNEMREQLATE, from the coding sequence ATGACGCAGGTTGGCGTGATTATGGGTAGTATTTCAGATTGGGAAACAATGAAACATGCCTGTGAAGTCTTAGATCAATTAGAGATTTCTTATGAGAAAGAAGTTATCTCTGCACACCGTACACCAGATGATATGTTTACGTATGCGGAACAAGCAAAAGGAAAGGGTCTTCGTGTCATTATTGCAGGTGCAGGTGGTGCCGCTCATTTACCGGGAATGGTAGCAGCAAAGACGACTCTTCCGGTAATCGGAGTACCTGTCCAAAGTAAAGCGTTAAATGGATTGGACTCTTTGCTTTCCATTGTACAGATGCCAGGAGGGGTACCGGTGGCGACGGTTGCGATTGGTAAAGCAGGAGCGACTAATGCCGGATTGCTAGCAGTACAAATCATTGGAGCTTTTGATGAAGCTATATCTAGCAAACTAGAAAGCTATCAACATGAATTGAAAAATAAGGTGAATGAAATGAGGGAGCAGCTTGCAACCGAATAA
- the purK gene encoding 5-(carboxyamino)imidazole ribonucleotide synthase, with the protein MQPNKLLPGSTIGILGGGQLGRMMAIAAKYMGYRVTVLDPTEDCPTAQVSDHQILAKYDDLEAIKQLAEASDVITYEFENVDLEAAKYLEERNILPQGARLLKITQDREQEKQAVVDSGLEVPPYRIVSNVQEVEAVLNEIKVPCVIKTCRGGYDGKGQLKITEETSLEKVQQFVEQKGRCIIENWVPFNKEISVVFTRAITGEMTIFPIAENEHKDHILHTTSAPALISTVVERKAIESAEKLANHINVVGTFAIEMFVKGEDVYINEMAPRPHNSGHYTIEACNVSQFEQHIRAITGLPLVPISFHGGAIMLNLLGEELEKLMNQTAEIPAGHLHVYGKDSIKPKRKMGHLTMVGASLDEVKQRSKEIIENFYK; encoded by the coding sequence TTGCAACCGAATAAGCTATTACCAGGAAGTACGATTGGAATATTAGGTGGTGGTCAGCTTGGAAGAATGATGGCGATCGCAGCAAAATATATGGGATATCGTGTCACGGTTTTAGATCCAACGGAAGATTGCCCGACCGCTCAAGTGAGTGATCATCAGATTTTAGCAAAGTACGATGACTTAGAAGCAATCAAACAGTTGGCTGAAGCAAGTGATGTCATCACATATGAATTTGAAAATGTCGATTTGGAAGCAGCAAAGTATTTAGAGGAAAGAAATATTTTGCCGCAAGGAGCTCGGTTATTAAAGATTACGCAGGATAGAGAACAGGAAAAGCAAGCTGTTGTTGATAGTGGCTTAGAAGTTCCTCCTTATCGAATTGTATCGAATGTACAGGAAGTGGAGGCTGTTCTAAACGAAATTAAAGTACCTTGTGTGATAAAAACATGCAGAGGTGGATACGACGGAAAGGGACAGTTAAAAATAACAGAAGAGACCTCCCTAGAAAAAGTGCAACAATTTGTAGAACAAAAAGGTCGTTGCATTATAGAAAATTGGGTTCCGTTTAATAAAGAAATATCTGTTGTTTTCACCCGTGCGATAACTGGTGAAATGACGATTTTTCCAATCGCTGAAAATGAACATAAGGATCATATTTTACATACAACCAGTGCCCCAGCTCTTATTTCGACCGTTGTGGAGCGAAAGGCCATAGAATCCGCTGAAAAACTTGCCAACCACATCAATGTAGTAGGTACTTTCGCGATTGAAATGTTTGTAAAAGGTGAAGATGTATATATTAATGAAATGGCACCACGCCCACATAATTCCGGACATTACACGATCGAAGCATGTAATGTGTCACAGTTCGAACAACACATTCGAGCGATTACCGGATTGCCACTTGTGCCAATCTCCTTCCATGGTGGAGCTATTATGCTGAACCTGTTAGGGGAAGAGCTTGAAAAGTTGATGAATCAAACCGCTGAGATTCCTGCTGGACACTTGCACGTCTATGGGAAAGACTCGATAAAACCGAAGCGGAAAATGGGGCACCTAACGATGGTAGGAGCCAGCTTGGATGAAGTGAAGCAAAGAAGTAAAGAGATTATAGAGAACTTTTATAAATGA
- the purB gene encoding adenylosuccinate lyase yields MISRYTREEMGSIWTEENRFKAWLEVEILACEAWSELGVIPKEDVLKIRENASFDVDRIYEIEQDTRHDVVAFTRAVSETLGEEKKWVHYGLTSTDVVDTALSFLLKQANEIIRKDLHAFVDVLKAKAQEHKHTVMMGRTHGVHAEPTTFGLKMALWYEEMKRNVERFEAAAKTIETGKLSGAVGTYANIDPFVEEYVCEKIGLAPAPVSTQTLQRDRHAHYMSTLSLIATSIEKFAVEIRGLQKTETREVEEFFAKGQKGSSAMPHKRNPIGSENMTGMARVLRGYMLTSYENVALWHERDISHSSAERVILPDATIALNYMLNRFTNIVKNLTVFPENMRANIDKTFGVIFSQRVLLSLIDQGMSREEAYDLVQPNAMKAWEERTSFKELVEAESKITSVLTQEQIDDCFDYTYHLKNVDRIFDKIGL; encoded by the coding sequence ATGATAAGCCGATACACAAGAGAAGAAATGGGATCGATTTGGACAGAAGAAAATCGTTTTAAAGCATGGTTAGAGGTAGAGATTTTAGCCTGTGAAGCTTGGAGTGAGTTAGGCGTTATCCCAAAAGAAGACGTATTAAAAATTAGAGAGAACGCGTCTTTTGATGTTGATCGAATTTATGAAATTGAACAAGACACAAGACACGATGTTGTAGCTTTTACAAGAGCCGTTTCCGAAACATTAGGGGAAGAGAAGAAATGGGTTCACTACGGCTTAACCTCAACGGATGTCGTCGATACAGCATTATCTTTTTTACTAAAACAAGCAAATGAAATTATTCGCAAAGACTTACATGCCTTCGTCGATGTATTAAAAGCGAAAGCGCAAGAGCATAAGCACACTGTCATGATGGGACGCACACACGGGGTGCATGCAGAACCAACTACCTTCGGATTGAAGATGGCTCTTTGGTATGAAGAAATGAAACGGAACGTCGAACGTTTTGAAGCTGCGGCGAAAACAATCGAAACAGGAAAACTATCTGGGGCAGTTGGTACATATGCCAATATCGACCCGTTCGTGGAAGAGTACGTTTGTGAAAAAATCGGTCTAGCACCCGCACCTGTTTCTACACAGACCCTACAAAGAGATAGACACGCGCACTACATGAGTACTCTTTCTTTAATTGCTACATCCATTGAAAAATTCGCGGTAGAAATTCGTGGCCTGCAAAAAACAGAAACACGTGAAGTAGAAGAATTTTTTGCGAAAGGTCAAAAAGGATCTTCCGCAATGCCACATAAACGGAATCCAATTGGATCAGAAAACATGACAGGAATGGCTCGTGTCCTTCGTGGATATATGCTGACATCTTACGAAAACGTAGCACTTTGGCATGAAAGAGATATTTCTCATTCTTCAGCAGAACGTGTTATTTTACCAGATGCAACGATCGCGTTGAATTATATGCTGAACCGTTTTACCAATATCGTGAAAAATCTAACGGTCTTCCCAGAAAATATGCGTGCCAATATTGATAAGACATTTGGCGTTATTTTCTCCCAACGTGTACTTCTTTCTTTAATTGACCAAGGGATGAGTCGAGAAGAAGCCTATGATTTAGTTCAACCAAATGCGATGAAAGCCTGGGAAGAAAGAACATCATTTAAAGAGTTAGTGGAAGCGGAATCGAAAATCACGTCCGTATTGACACAAGAGCAAATTGATGACTGCTTTGATTATACGTACCACCTAAAGAATGTAGATCGCATTTTCGACAAGATTGGTCTATAA
- the purC gene encoding phosphoribosylaminoimidazolesuccinocarboxamide synthase, with amino-acid sequence MKGELLYEGKAKKVFVVEGDEKSLVLSYKNDATAFNGKKKASFIGKGKYNNLITAKIFDYLHSKGIATHFQKSLNETEQLVTKTAIIPVEVVVRNVAAGSITKRLGMKEKTVFSPALVELFYKDDDLGDPLINDEHARILANVDPFELEQMKEAARAINEHLLAFFETVNLQLADFKLEFGKDVEGNLLLADEISPDTCRLWDMETGEKMDKDVFREDIGDLIETYDAILQRLEAVK; translated from the coding sequence GTGAAAGGTGAATTGTTATATGAAGGAAAAGCGAAAAAGGTTTTTGTAGTAGAGGGCGATGAAAAGTCTTTAGTTCTTTCCTACAAAAATGACGCGACAGCTTTTAATGGGAAAAAGAAAGCAAGCTTTATCGGTAAAGGAAAATATAACAACTTAATCACAGCTAAGATTTTTGACTACTTGCATAGCAAAGGAATTGCGACACACTTTCAAAAGAGCCTAAATGAAACAGAACAATTAGTGACAAAAACGGCCATCATTCCGGTTGAGGTGGTCGTCCGAAACGTCGCTGCGGGGAGTATAACGAAGCGACTAGGGATGAAAGAGAAAACGGTATTTTCACCAGCCCTCGTGGAACTATTTTATAAAGATGACGATTTAGGTGACCCACTCATAAATGATGAACATGCAAGAATTTTAGCAAACGTCGATCCATTTGAATTAGAGCAAATGAAAGAAGCAGCACGAGCCATTAATGAACATTTACTAGCATTCTTTGAAACTGTGAATCTACAACTAGCCGACTTTAAGCTAGAATTCGGAAAAGATGTAGAAGGAAATTTGTTGTTAGCAGATGAAATTTCTCCAGATACGTGCCGTTTATGGGACATGGAAACAGGTGAGAAAATGGATAAAGATGTGTTTCGAGAAGATATTGGCGACTTGATAGAAACGTATGATGCGATACTTCAACGACTGGAGGCAGTGAAATGA
- the purS gene encoding phosphoribosylformylglycinamidine synthase subunit PurS has translation MKKVKIYITLKEGVLDPQGKAVQTSLNTLGFTEVQEARVGKYMELFVEDNVDVEAKVEEMCSKLLANPVIEDYSYTIEEGILQ, from the coding sequence ATGAAAAAAGTGAAAATTTATATCACCTTAAAAGAAGGCGTGTTAGATCCTCAAGGGAAGGCGGTACAAACGTCATTAAATACGTTAGGTTTTACAGAGGTTCAAGAAGCTCGCGTAGGAAAGTACATGGAACTGTTCGTGGAAGATAACGTGGATGTAGAAGCAAAAGTAGAGGAGATGTGCTCCAAGCTTTTGGCCAATCCAGTTATTGAAGACTATAGCTACACCATTGAGGAGGGTATTCTTCAGTGA
- the purQ gene encoding phosphoribosylformylglycinamidine synthase subunit PurQ has product MKFAVIVFPGSNCDRDMYFAAKDALGEEADLVWYQDADLSSYDAILLPGGFSYGDYLRSGAIASTSNVVAQLKEQAAKGTPILGVCNGFQILLESGLLPGAMLRNKNLKFMCHQEKLIVQNNKTIFSSLYEEKEAITIPIAHGEGNYYCDERTLQELQANNQIVFTYGDNPNGSVADIAGIMNRQGNVLGMMPHPERAVDKWLGSEDGLRLFQSLLNNWRESYVAGA; this is encoded by the coding sequence GTGAAATTTGCAGTCATCGTTTTTCCGGGATCCAATTGTGATCGAGACATGTATTTTGCCGCAAAGGATGCGTTAGGGGAAGAAGCAGATTTAGTATGGTATCAAGATGCAGATTTAAGCTCGTATGATGCAATTCTTTTACCAGGTGGATTTTCATATGGCGACTACTTGCGTTCAGGTGCCATCGCCTCTACTTCAAATGTCGTAGCGCAACTTAAAGAGCAAGCGGCCAAAGGTACGCCAATTCTAGGAGTTTGTAATGGGTTTCAAATTTTACTAGAGTCGGGACTTCTTCCTGGAGCTATGCTTCGCAATAAAAACTTGAAGTTCATGTGTCATCAAGAAAAGCTCATCGTGCAAAACAACAAAACCATTTTCAGCTCTTTATATGAGGAAAAAGAAGCGATTACGATTCCAATCGCCCATGGTGAAGGAAATTATTATTGTGATGAGCGCACGTTACAAGAGTTACAAGCAAACAATCAAATTGTCTTTACGTACGGAGATAACCCGAACGGCTCTGTCGCGGATATCGCGGGGATTATGAATCGACAAGGAAACGTGCTCGGTATGATGCCACACCCTGAACGTGCCGTCGACAAGTGGTTAGGTAGTGAAGATGGCTTACGATTATTTCAATCCTTGTTAAACAATTGGAGGGAATCCTATGTTGCAGGCGCCTGA
- the purL gene encoding phosphoribosylformylglycinamidine synthase subunit PurL translates to MLQAPEISPETIEAEKIYKEMGLTDSEYESIKRILGRRPNFTETGIFSVMWSEHCSYKTSKPLLKKFPTKGPQVLQGPGEGAGIVDIGDGQAVVFKVESHNHPSAVEPYQGAATGVGGIIRDVFSMGARPVALLNSLRFGNLNNNRVKYLFEEVVHGIAGYGNCVGVPTVGGEVQFDDCYAGNPLVNAMCVGLIDQKDIQKGIAAGIGNTVLYAGSATGRDGIHGATFASEDLSEESESKRASVQVGDPFMEKLLIEACLEVIHSDALVGMQDMGAAGLTSSASEMASKAGTGMEMNLDLVPQRELNMTPYELMLSESQERMLLVVKQGREQEIMNVFKKYGLEAVAVGRVTDDKQFRLLHKGEVVTDIPVDSLAEDAPVYHKPSAIPVYFTEFQAMPAYKPVVETYSETLIALLQQPTIASKEWVYDQYDSMVQANTVVTPGSDAAVVRVRGTNKALAMTTDCNSRYIYLDPETGGKIAVAEAARNIICSGAKPLALTDGLNFGNPDKPENFWQMEKSVEGMSAACLKLDTPVISGNVSLYNESNNQAIFPTPVVGMVGLVEDLEHITKSSFEKEGDLLYVIGEAKPEFGGSELQNVLEGNYFGKAPAIDLDVEAKRQAQLLKAIRSGLIASAHDLAEGGLSVALAESLFEKELGCDVSLAGDATVQMFSETQSRFLVSVAPEAQDGFERLVEDASLIGKVTGNGMYKLAVDGTVLVEEATTNLKAVWKGAIPCLLKSKA, encoded by the coding sequence ATGTTGCAGGCGCCTGAAATCAGTCCAGAAACGATTGAAGCAGAAAAAATTTATAAAGAGATGGGTTTAACGGATTCCGAATATGAGTCTATCAAGCGAATTTTAGGGAGAAGACCTAACTTCACGGAAACAGGTATTTTTTCGGTTATGTGGTCGGAGCATTGTAGCTACAAAACTTCCAAGCCGTTGCTAAAGAAGTTCCCGACAAAAGGACCACAGGTGTTACAAGGTCCTGGAGAAGGTGCTGGGATCGTGGATATCGGAGACGGGCAAGCGGTTGTTTTTAAAGTGGAAAGTCATAACCACCCTTCTGCAGTAGAACCTTATCAAGGTGCAGCAACTGGTGTCGGTGGAATTATTCGTGATGTATTCTCAATGGGAGCACGTCCCGTTGCTTTACTAAACTCCTTACGCTTTGGAAACTTAAACAACAATCGTGTGAAGTACTTATTCGAAGAAGTCGTGCACGGGATTGCTGGGTATGGCAATTGTGTTGGTGTTCCAACAGTTGGTGGAGAAGTACAGTTTGATGATTGTTATGCAGGAAACCCACTAGTAAATGCGATGTGTGTTGGTTTAATTGATCAGAAGGATATCCAAAAAGGAATTGCTGCAGGAATTGGAAATACCGTTTTATATGCAGGATCTGCGACAGGGAGAGATGGGATTCATGGTGCGACGTTTGCATCAGAGGATCTTTCGGAAGAATCAGAAAGCAAACGAGCTTCCGTACAAGTCGGCGATCCGTTTATGGAGAAGCTGTTAATTGAAGCTTGTCTAGAAGTGATTCATTCCGATGCCTTAGTTGGAATGCAAGACATGGGTGCGGCTGGTCTTACTTCATCGGCAAGTGAAATGGCTAGTAAAGCAGGAACGGGAATGGAAATGAATCTAGATCTCGTTCCACAACGCGAGCTAAACATGACTCCCTATGAGTTAATGCTGTCTGAATCTCAAGAACGGATGCTTCTTGTTGTGAAACAAGGAAGAGAACAAGAAATCATGAATGTTTTTAAAAAATACGGATTGGAAGCAGTCGCGGTTGGACGCGTAACCGACGATAAACAATTCCGCTTGCTTCACAAAGGTGAAGTAGTAACAGACATTCCGGTTGATTCTCTAGCGGAGGATGCTCCGGTTTATCATAAACCATCCGCGATTCCAGTTTATTTTACTGAATTTCAAGCAATGCCTGCATATAAGCCAGTTGTTGAAACGTACAGTGAAACACTGATCGCTCTATTACAACAACCAACGATTGCGAGTAAAGAGTGGGTCTATGATCAATACGATTCCATGGTTCAAGCAAATACAGTCGTGACTCCAGGCTCGGATGCAGCAGTAGTTCGGGTACGTGGAACGAACAAAGCGTTAGCGATGACGACTGACTGTAATTCTCGTTATATCTATTTAGATCCAGAAACAGGCGGAAAAATTGCGGTAGCAGAAGCGGCTCGCAATATCATTTGTTCTGGTGCGAAGCCACTTGCTTTAACGGACGGATTAAATTTTGGTAATCCAGACAAACCAGAAAACTTTTGGCAAATGGAAAAAAGCGTAGAAGGGATGAGTGCCGCTTGCTTGAAGCTAGATACACCAGTTATAAGCGGAAACGTATCTCTTTACAATGAATCTAATAATCAAGCAATCTTCCCAACTCCGGTAGTTGGAATGGTTGGATTAGTAGAGGATTTAGAACACATCACGAAATCCTCTTTTGAAAAAGAAGGAGATCTTCTTTACGTCATTGGTGAAGCAAAACCTGAGTTTGGAGGAAGTGAACTTCAAAACGTTTTAGAAGGAAACTATTTTGGGAAAGCACCAGCAATTGATTTGGATGTTGAAGCGAAACGCCAAGCCCAATTGTTAAAGGCGATTCGTTCTGGGCTCATCGCATCTGCTCATGACTTAGCAGAGGGCGGGCTTTCTGTAGCATTAGCTGAATCTTTATTCGAAAAAGAGCTTGGCTGCGATGTGTCTTTAGCTGGGGATGCGACGGTTCAAATGTTTAGTGAAACACAGTCTCGTTTTCTCGTATCTGTAGCACCTGAAGCGCAAGACGGATTTGAGAGATTAGTAGAGGATGCTAGTCTAATAGGAAAAGTTACGGGGAATGGGATGTACAAATTGGCAGTGGACGGAACGGTTTTGGTAGAGGAAGCAACGACTAACCTGAAAGCAGTTTGGAAAGGGGCTATACCATGCTTGCTGAAATCAAAGGCTTAA
- the purF gene encoding amidophosphoribosyltransferase, with protein MLAEIKGLNEECGVFAIWGHEKAAEVAYYGLHALQHRGQEGAGIVSSDGEQLNVHKGIGLINEVFNQSEFSRLQGTAAVGHVRYATQGGASYENVQPLVFHSQKGSMALAHNGNLVNAHALKHQLEAQGSILQTTSDTEVLAHLIKRSGHLDMDEAISQALSMIKGAYAFAILTEDQLYVAQDPRGLRPLSIGMLGGAYVVSSETCAFDVIGASYIREVQPGELLIINEKGMTSKQFTSPMQRTLCSMEYVYFSRPDSDLNGLNVHASRKKMGKELAKEAPVEADVVTGVPDSSISAAIGFSEATGIPYELGLIKNRYVGRTFIQPSQELREQGVKMKLSAVRGIVEGKRVVMVDDSIVRGTTSKRIVKLLKEAGAKEVHVRIASPPIENPCYYGIDTSTKGELIAANYSVEEIRELIEADSLAYLTTEGLKHSIVEKDSMEHGICNACFTGNYPTEIYPDTILPADKV; from the coding sequence ATGCTTGCTGAAATCAAAGGCTTAAATGAGGAATGTGGCGTATTTGCAATCTGGGGACATGAGAAGGCAGCTGAGGTTGCCTATTACGGATTACACGCCCTACAGCACAGAGGCCAAGAAGGAGCAGGAATCGTTTCTAGTGACGGAGAACAGCTGAATGTTCATAAAGGAATCGGACTGATTAATGAAGTATTTAATCAGTCAGAGTTTTCTAGATTACAAGGAACGGCCGCAGTAGGTCACGTTCGCTATGCAACACAAGGTGGCGCAAGCTATGAAAACGTACAGCCACTTGTTTTCCATTCTCAAAAAGGGAGTATGGCACTAGCGCATAATGGGAATCTAGTCAATGCCCATGCATTAAAGCACCAATTGGAAGCACAAGGAAGCATTCTTCAAACGACTTCAGATACCGAGGTGTTAGCACATCTTATCAAAAGAAGCGGACATCTCGATATGGATGAGGCCATTTCTCAAGCTTTAAGCATGATTAAAGGTGCCTATGCTTTTGCGATTTTAACCGAGGATCAGCTTTATGTGGCACAGGATCCGCGCGGTTTGCGTCCATTGTCGATCGGAATGCTAGGAGGCGCTTATGTCGTTTCTTCTGAAACGTGTGCATTCGATGTCATTGGGGCTAGCTATATTCGTGAAGTTCAGCCAGGAGAGCTTTTAATTATTAATGAAAAGGGCATGACATCGAAGCAATTCACTTCTCCGATGCAAAGAACCCTGTGCTCGATGGAATACGTCTATTTTTCCCGACCGGATAGTGATTTGAATGGATTGAATGTTCATGCATCTCGTAAGAAAATGGGGAAAGAGCTTGCGAAAGAAGCGCCGGTGGAAGCGGATGTCGTGACAGGAGTTCCGGATTCTAGTATTTCAGCTGCCATTGGATTTTCCGAAGCGACCGGTATTCCTTACGAGTTAGGTTTAATTAAAAATCGTTACGTTGGACGAACGTTTATCCAACCTTCTCAAGAATTACGAGAACAAGGGGTAAAGATGAAGCTATCGGCTGTTCGTGGAATCGTCGAAGGGAAACGGGTCGTGATGGTCGATGATTCGATTGTACGGGGAACAACGAGTAAACGAATCGTAAAGCTGTTGAAAGAAGCGGGTGCAAAAGAAGTCCATGTCCGGATTGCTTCCCCGCCAATTGAAAATCCGTGTTACTACGGCATCGATACCTCAACGAAAGGTGAGCTCATTGCAGCAAACTATTCGGTAGAAGAAATTCGTGAGCTAATTGAAGCGGATAGCTTAGCTTACTTAACAACGGAAGGTTTGAAACATTCGATTGTGGAAAAAGATTCGATGGAACACGGCATTTGTAATGCATGCTTTACAGGTAACTATCCGACAGAAATATATCCAGATACGATATTACCGGCAGATAAAGTATAA